Within Oribacterium sp. oral taxon 102, the genomic segment TGTATCTGTCAATCAGCTGCTTCGACATCGCCGCCGCCTGTATGACGAGCGTGCGCTCCGTCCGCTGCAGCACCGAATAATCGTAATAATATTCGCCTGCCTCCTCCGCGATATAGTCGTGAAACTCATAGGGAAGATTCGTCCTAAGCTGATCGACCGTCATCAGCGGAAGCTCCAGCTTCCGGAGATAACAGACACTCAGCGGCACCGAAAAAACCGCGTTTCTGCACCGTATCCCATGCTTCTTCAGAATTTCCCGAAGGAATTCTCCCAGCGCTGCCCATGCCTGTATCACGCCGTTTTGCACGATATTCTCCGGCAGCGGCTCTAAGAAAAAATCCTGTACCGTGCCGCGGTTCACATAGCAGATCTTCACGCGGTAGTTCCCGATATCAATTCCGAGGCATTGGGATGGCTTCATATCGTTTCCTCTACTTTTCTAATTGAAAATGCAAAAGCTCCATGCGGGGCGTGTCTTAAAGTCCTCCCCGCTCCGGGATGCAAGCATCCCGTGGGGGCTGACTTTTCGCATTCTGCTTATGATTCAGATTGCTTCATCGCTTCGCGATTCCCGCAATCCCCCTCATTCCGCGCTCCCATGCCGCTACCGCGTCACTTCGCGCTCCATGCGGGGCGTGTCTTAAAGTCCTCCCCGCACCGGGATGCAAGCATCCCGTGGGGGCTGACTTTTGACACTGTGAATCATAATCCCCGCAGGTACCAGCCGACGAACTCCTGTCCGAAGAGAAGGGAGAGGACGAAGGCGAGAGAAATCGCAGGACCGAACGGGATTCGCCGCATCCTGAGGAGTCCTGCCATGGCGAGCCCCAGAAGACAGCTCAGAATCAGCGCAAAAAGCCCGGCTGCAGGCTTCAGGTACAGTCCCAGCAGAAAAAAAAGCTTCAGGTCTCCGCCGCCCAAGCTTTCTCTGCCGGACAGATGATCGAAGAGCAGCGAAAGCAGGAGCAGAGAGAGGAAGAGCCCGAAGCCGCCGAGCAGAGAGTACAGCAGCTCTTCCGGGAGCGTGGGGCAGATCCCCGGCGCGCCGGATGTGAATGGCAGAGTACAGAACCAGATCGCGAGCCCTGTCAGAATCGCCGCATCCGGAATCGTATAGCTTTTCAGGTCGATGAGGGACAGCTCCAGCAGTACAGCGCAGAGCGCCATATAGCGGAGGGTCAGGACGCTCTGCCCGAAGCGGAGATACAGAAGCAGATAAACCACGCCCAGCGCAAGCTCGCAATACAGGCTCTCCGCAGAGATCCGCTTTCCG encodes:
- a CDS encoding prepilin peptidase, whose protein sequence is MTIEAAYTLYLSTLAFFLGAAFGSFLDCMAVRAVRGETVLWGRSRCGCCGHVLGAPELVPVLSYLFLRGRCRHCGKRISAESLYCELALGVVYLLLYLRFGQSVLTLRYMALCAVLLELSLIDLKSYTIPDAAILTGLAIWFCTLPFTSGAPGICPTLPEELLYSLLGGFGLFLSLLLLSLLFDHLSGRESLGGGDLKLFFLLGLYLKPAAGLFALILSCLLGLAMAGLLRMRRIPFGPAISLAFVLSLLFGQEFVGWYLRGL